ATAGGGTTAACGCAAATATTTTTGTTTCAATACACTGTAATGCTAATAAAAACACCCTTGCTGATGGAACAGAAACCTACGTAATGGGTTTAAGTAAGGTATCATCAAACCTAGAGGCTGCTAAAAAAGAGAACTCTGTAATAACCTTAGAAAAGGATTATAAACAAAAATATGAGGGTTTTGATCCTAATTCACCAGAGACCATGATAGGAATGACCCTTATGCAGGAAGAGTATCTGGATAACAGCATCTCACTTGCAAGTAAAGTGCAAGACGCATTTGAAAGTTTAGGAAAAAAAATACGTGGAGAAGGGGTAAAGCAAGCACCTTTTATGGTGTTGCATAAAGCCTATATGCCTCGTGTGTTAATTGAAATGGGTTTTATATCTAATACTATCGAAGGTAATATTTTAAACTCTGAAGAGGGTCAAAACCAAATTGCAAAAGCTATTTCAGATGCAATAATTAGCTACAAAGCAGAATATTTTGGTACCAATGAAATAGAAATCATTCAAGAAGCTTTGCCTCAAGATAAAATAGAAAAGCCAGTAAATGAAAACCTGCAAACACCTAGTGTGCCGGTTCAAGAACCAAGAGTAGACTCTCAAGCAGTGTTGCCATCTGTCAATGTAAATGCTAATTTAGTTTTTAAAGTACAATTATTAGCGAGTTTAACTAATCTAGACACCAACTCTAAAAAATTTAAAGGTCTTGATGATATTGCTGTTGTAACCGAAAACAAATATTTTAAATACTTGTATGGCAATACTACAG
This portion of the Flavobacterium sp. CECT 9288 genome encodes:
- a CDS encoding N-acetylmuramoyl-L-alanine amidase, with product MVFSQSSNFKVTLDAGHGAHDFGAVYEGRIEKNIALAVVLKVGKILEATPNMEVNYTRKTDVFIDLIERANIANRVNANIFVSIHCNANKNTLADGTETYVMGLSKVSSNLEAAKKENSVITLEKDYKQKYEGFDPNSPETMIGMTLMQEEYLDNSISLASKVQDAFESLGKKIRGEGVKQAPFMVLHKAYMPRVLIEMGFISNTIEGNILNSEEGQNQIAKAISDAIISYKAEYFGTNEIEIIQEALPQDKIEKPVNENLQTPSVPVQEPRVDSQAVLPSVNVNANLVFKVQLLASLTNLDTNSKKFKGLDDIAVVTENKYFKYLYGNTTDYEIAKRDLKMAKEKGFSSAFLIAYKNGEKVSIQDALKQYATVHKN